The Cucumis melo cultivar AY chromosome 5, USDA_Cmelo_AY_1.0, whole genome shotgun sequence genome has a segment encoding these proteins:
- the LOC103495589 gene encoding uncharacterized protein LOC103495589 — translation MLNLSNCFNKLNIIPPNILSKLTKLEELRLGTFDGWEREEWYEGRKNASLSELRCLPHLYDLDLTIQDEEIMPKHLFSAGELNLEKFHITIGCKRERVRNYDGIIKINYFRLLELKVESESCLDDWITILLKRSEEVYLEGSVCSKVLQSELLDANSFLPLRNLWIFYNSEFQHFIHEKNKPLRKCLSKLEFLYLKNLENLESVIHGYNHGESPFNNLKNVIVWNCNKLKTLFLNCMLDDVSNLEEIEINYCKKMEVMITVKENEKATNHIEFTHLKSLCLWTLPRLQKFCSKIEKFGQLGEDNSKNLKTSTISNTINIDESFFSEEVSLPNLEKLKIWCIENLKMIWSYNILIPNSFSKLKEIDIYSCNNLQKVLFSPNMMRILTCLKVLRIEDCKLLEGIFEVQEPISFAEASRIVLQNLSELKLYKLPNLEYVWSKNPCELLSLVNIKSLTIDECPRLRREYSVKILKQLETLSIDIKQLMEVIGKKKLADYNRFESKQLETSSSKVEVLPLGDGSELFPKLKTLKLYGFVEDNSTHLPMEIVQTLYQFEKFELEGAFIEEIFPSNILIPVKKHYYARRSKTSQRSWVLSKLPKLRHLGSECSQKNNDSVLQDLTSLSISECGGLSSLVSSSVSFTNLTFIKFNKCDGLTHLLNPSIASTLVQLKQLRIEECKRMSCIIEGGSAEEDGNDEIIVFNNLQYLIITSCSNLTSFYCGRCIVKFPCLKHVFVEKCPKMKFISFGIVSTPRVENMKMFL, via the exons ATGTTAAATTTATCTAATTGTTTCAATAAACTCAACATAATTCCACCAAATATTCTTTCAAAGTTGACAAAACTAGAGGAATTACGTTTAGGAACTTTTGATGGTTGGGAAAGAGAAGAATGGTATGAAGGAAGGAAAAATGCTAGTCTTTCTGAGCTTAGGTGCTTACCGCACCTTTATGATTTAGATTTAACCATTCAAGATGAAGAGATTATGCCAAAACACTTGTTTTCTGCAGGAGAgttgaatcttgaaaaattccACATTACTATTGGTTGTAAGAGAGAAAGAGTTAGAAATTATGATGGGATCATTAAGATCAACTACTTTAGACTATTGGAACTTAAGGTGGAATCAGAAAGCTGCTTGGATGATTGGATAACAATTTTGTTAAAGAGGTCAGAAGAAGTGTATTTAGAAGGATCAGTTTGTTCAAAGGTTCTCCAATCAGAATTGTTAGATGCAAATAGCTTCTTACCTTTGAGGAACCTCTGGATTTTTTATAATTCAGAATTTCAACATTTCATCCATGAAAAGAACAAGCCTTTGCGAAAATGTTTATCCAAATTGGAGTTCTTATATCTTAAGAACTTGGAGAATTTGGAGAGTGTAATTCATGGTTATAATCATGGTGAATCTCCTTTCAACAATTTGAAGAATGTAATCGTATGGAATTGCAATAAATTGAAAACTCTATTTTTGAATTGCATGTTGGATGACGTTTCAAATCTCgaagaaattgaaattaattattgtaagaAGATGGAAGTGATGATCACTGTGAAGGAAAATGAGAAGGCAACCAACCACATTGAGTTTACTCATTTAAAGTCTTTATGTCTATGGACTTTACCACGACTTCAGAAATTTTGCtccaaaattgagaaatttggaCAATTAGGTGAGGATAATTCAAAAAACTTGAAAACAAGCACAATTAGCAATACCATCAACATTGATGAATCATTTTTCAGTGAAGAG GTATCGCTTCCTAATTTGGAGAAGCTGAAAATTTGGTGTATAGAGAATTTGAAGATGATATGGAGCTATAATATACTCATTCCTAATTCCTTTTCCAAACTCAAGGAAATAGATATTTATTCATGCAACAATCTTCAAAAAGTATTATTTTCTCCAAATATGATGAGAATTCTTACCTGCCTTAAAGTCCTAAGGATTGAAGATTGTAAATTGTTAGAAGGGATATTTGAAGTGCAAGAACCAATTAGTTTTGCTGAAGCAAGTCGTATCGTGCTTCAAAATTTGAGTGAGTTGAAATTATACAAACTTCCAAACCTTGAGTACGTATGGAGCAAAAATCCTTGTGAGCTTCTGAGTTTGGTAAATATAAAAAGTTTGACCATTGATGAATGTCCAAGACTTAGAAGAGAATATTCAGTCAAAATTCTCAAGCAACTTGAAACACTAAGCATTGATATCAAACAATTGATGGAGGTTATTGGGAAGAAAAAGTTGGCAGATTATAATAGGTTTGAATCAAAACAATTGGAAACTTCTTCTTCCAAG GTTGAGGTTCTACCGTTGGGAGATGGTTCTGAGTTGTTTCCGAAGCTTAAAACTTTGAAGCTATATGGTTTTGTTGAGGATAACTCAACCCATTTGCCAATGGAAATTGTGCAAACCTTATACCAATTTGAGAAGTTTGAATTAGAAGGAGCATTTATTGAAGAAATTTTCCCCAGCAACATACTGATTCCTGTGAAAAAACATTACTATGCAAGACGATCTAAAACTTCACAGCGTAGTTGGGTTCTATCTAAACTACCGAAACTTAGGCATTTGGGGAGTGAATGTTCACAAAAGAATAATGATTCGGTTCTACAAGATCTGACCTCTCTATCCATTTCAGAATGTGGTGGATTGAGTAGTTTAGTGTCATCATCAGTGTCTTTTACAAATTTGacatttattaaatttaataaatgtgATGGACTAACCCATTTGCTGAATCCTTCCATCGCTTCAACGCTTGTGCAACTTAAACAATTGAGAATAGAAGAATGCAAAAGGATGAGTTGTATAATTGAGGGAGGATCGGCCGAAGAAGATGGAAATGATGAAATTATTGTATTCAACAACCTACAATATTTAATCATTACTTCTTGTTCCAACCTAACAAGCTTTTATTGTGGGAGATGCATCGTTAAGTTTCCATGTTTGAAACATGTATTCGTTGAGAAATGTCCTAAAATGAAGTTCATTTCATTTGGAATCGTAAGCACACCACGCGTTGAAAATATGAAAATGTTTCTTTAA